One window of Fusobacterium polymorphum genomic DNA carries:
- a CDS encoding DUF1456 family protein yields the protein MTNNDFLRRLRYALNIKDNVMVQIFKKGNIVLTREDVIDYLKKDIDEGFKKLNNNDLIAFLDGLIIQKRGKREDGTPIPQVKVTKNNLNNILLRKLRIALSFKSYDMIKIFKLGGVEISEGELSALFRSEDHKNYKECGDKYIRVFLKGLTEFYRN from the coding sequence ATGACTAATAATGATTTTTTAAGAAGACTTAGATATGCACTTAATATTAAGGATAATGTTATGGTACAAATTTTTAAAAAGGGAAACATAGTTCTTACAAGAGAAGATGTAATAGATTATCTGAAAAAAGATATTGATGAAGGTTTTAAAAAATTAAATAACAATGATTTAATTGCTTTTTTAGATGGTTTAATTATACAAAAAAGAGGAAAAAGAGAAGATGGAACACCTATTCCGCAAGTAAAAGTTACAAAAAATAATTTAAATAATATTTTATTAAGAAAATTAAGAATAGCTCTTTCTTTTAAAAGTTATGATATGATTAAAATTTTTAAACTTGGTGGAGTAGAAATTTCAGAAGGGGAATTAAGTGCACTTTTTAGAAGTGAAGATCATAAAAACTATAAGGAATGTGGAGATAAATACATAAGAGTTTTTTTAAAGGGGTTAACAGAATTTTACAGAAATTAA
- a CDS encoding ATP-dependent DNA helicase produces the protein MEIKDRFSEESLQIIKKYLQENNNKSMIFKATFDDNELIQEPFFLSLYKKKNFEETLTKVSKNEVVIRVTKPNQLYPSDMELELSEELYNRRNIAYCLLSSDLDDFYFVQDIDRTFLEEVDIKNYFAKDGILAKEIKGFEYRKEQEEMAHYIQDAINEDRKIIIEAGTGTGKTLAYLIPAIKWAVANKKKVIIATNTINLQEQLLLKDIPLAKSIIKEDFSYVLVKGRSNYLCKRLFNELSIGRSIDIETFSMEAREQIEYILKWGNKTKTGDKAELPFEVYPDVWELVQSTTELCLGKKCPYRKECFYMKTRIEKMEADILISNHHVFFADLNVRAETDFDSEYLILPRYDMVIFDEAHNIESVARSYFSVEVSKISFSRLLNRIYQKKNKRKKEKSALIRVEDTIDEKDLEDSQQYIYLLNALKEEISVLQNIGDEYFEEIRKIYETNTEAPIRKSLNNFEMTKSRFLETLRDKKDIFQSKLADFLTLMMSFNNVIDEEKDKNPEVINFNNHLKMFKTYIDSFKFINSFEDDNYIYWLDINSKRTNVVLTATPLNIAKKLSSVLFDNLDRLIFASATIVANGNFNYFKKSLGLDEEDCIEAIIKSPFNYDEQMSVYIPTDIQDSENINAFVTDASKFILDILLKTNGKAFILFTSYTMLNQIYYSISKKLIDKGFEVFLHGDKPRSQLIKEFKEAENPILFGTTSFWEGVDVQGENLSNVIITKLPFLVPTDPVVSAISKKIEEDGGNSFTDFQLPEAIIKFKQGVGRLIRKKTDSGNIFILDSRILKKRYGSLFINALPSQKNIKILEKDDIIEEIE, from the coding sequence ATGGAGATAAAAGATAGATTTTCAGAAGAGAGTTTGCAAATAATTAAAAAATATTTACAAGAAAATAACAACAAATCAATGATTTTTAAAGCAACTTTTGATGACAATGAACTTATCCAAGAGCCATTTTTTTTATCACTTTATAAAAAGAAAAATTTTGAGGAAACTTTAACAAAAGTTAGCAAAAATGAAGTTGTTATTAGGGTAACAAAACCTAATCAGTTGTATCCTAGTGATATGGAGCTAGAACTTTCAGAAGAATTATATAATAGAAGGAATATTGCTTATTGTCTTTTAAGTTCTGATTTAGATGATTTCTATTTTGTACAAGATATTGATAGAACTTTTTTAGAAGAAGTAGACATAAAAAATTACTTTGCTAAAGATGGTATTTTAGCAAAAGAAATTAAAGGTTTTGAATATAGAAAAGAACAAGAGGAAATGGCTCATTATATTCAAGACGCAATAAATGAAGATAGAAAAATTATAATTGAAGCTGGTACAGGAACTGGAAAAACATTAGCATATTTAATTCCAGCTATTAAGTGGGCAGTTGCTAATAAGAAAAAAGTGATTATTGCAACAAATACTATAAATTTGCAAGAACAATTATTATTAAAAGATATTCCACTTGCAAAGTCAATAATAAAAGAAGATTTTTCTTATGTTTTAGTAAAAGGTAGAAGTAATTATTTATGTAAAAGGCTTTTCAATGAGTTAAGTATAGGAAGAAGTATTGATATAGAAACTTTTTCTATGGAAGCTAGAGAACAAATAGAATATATCTTAAAATGGGGAAATAAAACTAAAACAGGAGATAAAGCTGAACTACCCTTTGAAGTTTATCCTGATGTATGGGAATTAGTTCAAAGTACAACAGAACTATGTCTTGGAAAGAAATGCCCATATAGAAAAGAATGTTTTTATATGAAAACTAGAATAGAAAAAATGGAAGCAGATATTCTAATTTCAAATCATCATGTATTTTTTGCTGATTTGAATGTAAGAGCAGAAACTGATTTTGACTCAGAATATCTTATCTTACCAAGATATGATATGGTAATTTTTGATGAAGCACATAATATTGAGTCTGTTGCTAGAAGTTATTTTTCTGTGGAAGTTTCAAAAATTTCTTTTTCAAGACTTTTAAATAGAATTTACCAAAAGAAAAATAAAAGAAAAAAAGAAAAATCAGCTCTTATAAGGGTTGAAGATACAATAGATGAAAAGGATTTAGAAGATAGTCAACAATATATTTATCTTTTAAATGCACTGAAAGAAGAAATTTCTGTTTTACAGAATATAGGTGATGAATATTTTGAAGAAATCAGAAAAATTTACGAAACTAATACAGAAGCACCTATTAGAAAAAGTTTAAATAATTTTGAAATGACAAAGTCAAGATTTTTAGAAACTTTAAGAGATAAAAAAGATATATTTCAAAGTAAATTAGCTGATTTTTTAACTTTGATGATGTCATTTAATAATGTTATAGACGAAGAAAAAGACAAAAATCCAGAAGTTATTAATTTTAATAACCATCTGAAAATGTTTAAGACTTATATAGATAGCTTTAAATTTATAAATAGTTTTGAAGATGATAACTATATTTACTGGCTTGATATAAATTCTAAAAGAACAAATGTGGTCTTAACTGCAACACCACTTAATATTGCTAAAAAATTAAGTTCAGTTCTTTTTGATAATTTAGACAGATTAATATTTGCTTCTGCAACAATAGTAGCAAATGGGAACTTTAATTATTTCAAAAAATCATTAGGTTTAGATGAAGAAGATTGTATAGAAGCTATAATAAAATCACCTTTTAATTATGATGAACAAATGTCTGTTTATATTCCAACAGATATTCAAGATTCTGAAAATATAAATGCTTTTGTTACAGATGCAAGTAAATTTATTTTAGATATTTTATTGAAAACAAATGGAAAAGCTTTTATATTATTTACTTCATATACTATGTTAAATCAAATTTATTATTCAATTTCAAAAAAATTGATAGATAAAGGTTTTGAAGTATTTTTACATGGAGATAAACCAAGAAGTCAACTTATAAAAGAATTTAAAGAAGCAGAAAATCCTATATTATTTGGAACAACTTCTTTTTGGGAGGGTGTTGATGTACAAGGAGAAAATTTAAGTAATGTTATAATAACTAAGTTACCTTTTCTTGTTCCAACAGATCCAGTGGTATCTGCTATAAGTAAAAAAATTGAAGAGGATGGTGGAAATTCTTTTACAGATTTTCAATTACCAGAAGCTATAATCAAATTTAAACAGGGGGTTGGTAGATTAATAAGAAAGAAGACAGATAGCGGAAATATTTTTATCTTAGATAGTAGAATTTTAAAGAAAAGGTATGGCTCTCTTTTTATAAATGCTTTACCTAGTCAAAAAAATATTAAAATATTAGAAAAAGATGATATAATAGAAGAAATTGAATGA
- a CDS encoding NADAR family protein, which translates to MKYNLENLIKDFNSKKKLKFIFFWGHSQNGDEITKACFSQWYNCKFVVDGITYHTAEQYMMAQKALLFNDNDIFNKIMNSKHPKEYKGLGRKIKNFSDLKWNENKYQIVLKGNIAKFSQNEKLKSFLLNTGTKILVEASPYDKIWGIGLSADQENIENPLTWNGENLLGFALMEVRDLISK; encoded by the coding sequence ATGAAATACAACTTAGAAAATTTAATAAAAGATTTTAATTCTAAGAAAAAATTAAAATTTATATTCTTTTGGGGACATAGTCAAAATGGAGATGAAATAACAAAAGCTTGTTTCAGTCAATGGTATAATTGCAAATTTGTTGTAGATGGAATTACATATCATACTGCTGAACAATATATGATGGCTCAAAAAGCATTATTATTTAATGATAATGATATTTTTAATAAGATTATGAACTCAAAACACCCAAAAGAATATAAAGGATTAGGAAGAAAAATAAAAAACTTCTCTGATTTAAAATGGAATGAAAATAAATATCAAATAGTTCTAAAAGGAAATATTGCTAAGTTTTCACAAAATGAAAAATTAAAATCTTTTCTTTTAAACACAGGGACTAAAATTTTAGTTGAAGCTAGCCCTTATGATAAAATTTGGGGTATTGGACTTTCAGCTGATCAAGAAAACATTGAAAATCCATTAACTTGGAATGGCGAAAACTTATTAGGTTTTGCACTTATGGAAGTTAGAGATTTAATTAGTAAGTAA
- a CDS encoding toxin-antitoxin system YwqK family antitoxin, which produces MKKNFIIYIFIIFLLSSFNLFAEREVDINKIKYDEKKELGYVEGEKEPFTGIAKDYYEDKSLKVEFPYKNGRIEGKAKAYYPSGKFKSEAFFVDDLLQGKSVGYYESGNLQYEDNYKDDELDGLIKEYYENGQIKSEMHYKSGNLDGSATEYYENGQVYIQESYKDGELDGESFNFNEDGSLRSKAVYKNGELVDDIVQGGVGSVVAGDVPDTEEIFVSTENENIENKVKYYTTIFAFGTVIIGLIIYTIFKIFTAFPKTKYLTNEQRNRIFKILMKYDEGKKELFSAYRLNGVGTGYYRVRSMIVDNQKVYIYAKMFSFLYIPTPITLGYLLCYNKDQILASYSNATFKEAKKEIQETVLYL; this is translated from the coding sequence ATGAAAAAAAATTTTATTATCTATATTTTTATTATATTTTTACTAAGTTCCTTTAATCTTTTTGCAGAAAGAGAAGTAGATATTAATAAAATTAAATATGATGAAAAAAAAGAACTTGGATATGTAGAAGGTGAAAAAGAACCTTTTACAGGAATAGCAAAAGATTATTATGAAGATAAGAGTTTAAAAGTTGAATTTCCATATAAAAATGGAAGAATTGAAGGAAAAGCAAAAGCATATTATCCTAGTGGTAAGTTTAAATCTGAAGCATTTTTTGTTGATGATTTACTACAAGGAAAATCAGTAGGTTATTATGAAAGTGGAAATTTACAGTATGAAGATAATTATAAAGATGATGAATTAGACGGATTAATAAAAGAATATTATGAAAATGGGCAAATAAAAAGTGAGATGCATTATAAAAGTGGTAATTTAGATGGATCTGCAACAGAGTACTATGAGAATGGGCAGGTATATATCCAAGAAAGTTATAAAGATGGAGAATTAGATGGGGAATCATTTAACTTCAATGAAGATGGAAGTTTAAGATCAAAAGCAGTTTATAAAAATGGAGAATTAGTTGATGATATAGTTCAAGGTGGGGTTGGAAGCGTTGTAGCAGGCGATGTTCCAGATACAGAAGAAATTTTTGTATCAACTGAAAATGAAAACATTGAAAATAAGGTTAAATATTATACAACTATTTTTGCCTTTGGAACTGTTATTATAGGACTTATAATTTATACTATTTTTAAAATATTTACAGCCTTTCCTAAGACTAAATATTTAACTAATGAACAGAGAAATAGAATATTTAAAATTTTGATGAAATATGATGAAGGTAAAAAAGAACTATTTTCTGCTTATAGATTGAATGGAGTAGGAACAGGTTATTATAGAGTTCGCTCTATGATAGTAGATAATCAAAAAGTTTATATATATGCTAAAATGTTTTCATTTCTTTATATACCAACTCCAATAACTTTAGGATATCTTCTTTGCTATAATAAAGATCAAATTTTAGCTAGTTACTCTAATGCAACTTTTAAAGAAGCTAAAAAAGAAATTCAAGAAACTGTTTTATATTTATAA
- a CDS encoding cyclodeaminase/cyclohydrolase family protein produces MKLVELDVLKFLDVVDSNSPAPGGGSVSALASSLGASLARMVAHLSFGKKNYEALADDVKAKFVANFDELLKIKNELNDLIDRDSEAYNTVMAAYKLPKETDEEKAARSAEIQKSLKYAIQTPYDIVVLSGKAISLLGEILANGNQNAITDIGVGTMLLMVGLEGGILNVKVNLSSIKDAEYVEKITKEIYEIKATAEKEKERIMGIVNAAL; encoded by the coding sequence ATGAAATTAGTAGAATTAGATGTATTGAAATTTTTAGATGTAGTTGACTCAAATTCACCTGCACCTGGTGGAGGATCAGTTTCTGCTCTTGCATCATCTTTAGGAGCAAGTTTAGCAAGAATGGTTGCTCATTTAAGCTTTGGAAAGAAAAACTATGAAGCTTTAGCTGATGATGTTAAAGCTAAATTTGTTGCAAACTTTGATGAATTATTAAAAATTAAAAATGAATTAAATGATCTAATTGACAGAGACTCTGAAGCATATAACACAGTTATGGCTGCATACAAATTACCAAAAGAAACTGATGAAGAAAAAGCTGCAAGAAGTGCTGAAATCCAAAAATCTTTAAAATATGCTATCCAAACTCCTTATGATATAGTTGTTTTATCTGGAAAAGCAATTTCTTTATTAGGAGAAATCTTAGCAAATGGAAATCAAAATGCAATAACTGATATTGGTGTAGGAACTATGCTTTTAATGGTAGGACTTGAAGGTGGAATTTTAAATGTTAAAGTTAACCTATCTTCAATAAAAGATGCTGAATATGTTGAAAAAATAACAAAAGAAATCTATGAAATAAAAGCTACTGCTGAAAAAGAAAAAGAAAGAATAATGGGAATTGTTAATGCTGCATTATAA
- the hutI gene encoding imidazolonepropionase yields MQADLVLYNIGQLVTSRELDKTKKMDNIEVIENNGYIVIEKDKIVAVGSGEVPKEYLTPATEMVDLSGKLVTPGLIDSHTHLVHGGSRENEFAMKIAGVPYLEILEKGGGILSSLKSTRNASEQELIEKTLKSLRHMLELGVTTVEAKSGYGLNLEDELKQLEVTKILGYLQPVTLVSTFMAAHATPPEYKDNKEGYVQEVIRMLPIVKERNLAEFCDIFCEDKVFSVDESRRILTAAKELGYKLKIHADEIVSLGGVELAAELGATSAEHLMKITDSGINALANSNVIADLLPATSFNLMEHYAPARKMIEAGIQIALSTDYNPGSCPSENLQFVMQIGAAHLKMTPKEVFKAVTINAAKAVDKQDTIGSIEVGKKADITVFDAPSMAYFLYHFGINHTDSVYKNGKLVFKR; encoded by the coding sequence ATGCAAGCTGATTTAGTTCTATATAATATTGGACAATTAGTTACATCAAGAGAACTTGATAAAACTAAAAAAATGGATAATATTGAAGTAATAGAAAATAATGGATATATTGTAATAGAAAAAGATAAAATAGTAGCTGTTGGAAGTGGAGAAGTTCCAAAAGAATATTTAACACCTGCAACAGAAATGGTAGATTTAAGTGGTAAATTAGTTACACCTGGTCTTATAGATTCTCATACTCACTTAGTTCATGGAGGTTCAAGAGAAAATGAATTTGCTATGAAAATTGCAGGAGTACCTTATCTTGAAATATTAGAAAAGGGTGGAGGAATCCTAAGTAGTTTAAAATCTACAAGAAATGCAAGTGAACAAGAGCTTATAGAAAAAACTTTAAAAAGTTTAAGACATATGTTAGAACTTGGTGTTACAACTGTTGAAGCTAAAAGTGGATATGGATTAAATTTAGAAGATGAGTTAAAACAATTAGAAGTTACTAAAATTTTAGGTTACTTACAACCTGTAACTTTAGTTTCTACATTTATGGCAGCTCATGCTACACCACCAGAATACAAAGATAATAAAGAAGGGTATGTACAAGAAGTTATAAGAATGTTACCTATTGTTAAAGAAAGAAATTTAGCAGAATTCTGTGATATCTTCTGTGAAGATAAAGTTTTCTCTGTTGATGAAAGTAGAAGAATTTTAACTGCTGCAAAAGAATTAGGATATAAATTAAAAATCCATGCTGATGAGATTGTTTCACTTGGTGGAGTTGAACTTGCTGCTGAATTAGGAGCAACTTCTGCTGAACACTTAATGAAAATAACTGACTCAGGAATAAATGCTCTTGCTAATAGTAATGTAATAGCAGATTTACTTCCTGCAACTTCATTTAACTTAATGGAACACTATGCTCCTGCAAGAAAAATGATAGAAGCTGGAATACAAATTGCTCTATCTACTGACTATAATCCAGGTTCTTGTCCATCAGAAAACTTGCAATTTGTTATGCAAATTGGAGCTGCTCATTTAAAAATGACTCCTAAAGAAGTTTTTAAAGCAGTTACTATAAATGCAGCAAAAGCAGTAGATAAACAAGATACAATAGGTTCTATTGAAGTTGGTAAAAAAGCAGATATAACAGTTTTTGATGCACCAAGTATGGCTTATTTCTTATATCACTTTGGAATAAATCACACTGATAGTGTTTACAAAAATGGAAAATTAGTTTTCAAAAGATAG
- a CDS encoding aspartate kinase, whose amino-acid sequence MLKVAKFGGSSVASAEQFKKVKEIVKMDASRKFVVVSAVGKANKDDNKITDLLYLCYAHIKYNMNCDAVFNIIEKKFCDIAKELNLKFDIKGELAKLKEKLDNKSISEEYLVSRGEYLTALLMAEYLGYRFIDAKDVIFYNYDNTFDYIKSEKAFEEITKTGENFIIPGFYGSFPNKDIKLMTRGGGDVTGAIVASLANADVYENWTDVSGVLMADPRIIPNPLPIEVINYNELRELSYMGASVLHEEAVFPVALKKIPIQIRNTNKPEDVGTIINNSDEGAFKHIITGIAGKKDFSIITIRKVHMSNEVGLIRKALSVFEDYNVSIEHIPSGVDSFSVVVETKAVKPFVYELMGKLKKATSAGEVTLTSEISLIATVGLGMKNYKGLSGRLFSAIGKAGINIVVISQTSDEINIIVGVHNSDYEKTIRTIYYEFNPQ is encoded by the coding sequence ATGTTGAAAGTTGCTAAATTTGGAGGAAGTTCTGTTGCTAGTGCAGAACAGTTTAAAAAAGTTAAAGAAATAGTTAAAATGGATGCAAGCCGTAAATTTGTTGTTGTAAGTGCAGTTGGTAAGGCAAATAAAGATGATAATAAAATAACAGATTTACTATATCTTTGCTATGCACATATAAAATACAATATGAATTGTGATGCAGTTTTTAATATAATTGAAAAGAAATTCTGTGATATTGCTAAAGAATTAAATTTAAAATTTGATATAAAAGGGGAATTAGCAAAATTAAAAGAGAAATTAGATAATAAAAGTATATCAGAAGAATATTTAGTAAGTCGTGGAGAATATTTGACAGCACTTTTAATGGCAGAATATCTTGGTTATAGATTTATTGATGCAAAAGATGTAATTTTTTACAACTATGACAATACTTTTGATTATATTAAAAGTGAAAAAGCTTTTGAAGAAATAACAAAGACAGGAGAAAATTTTATTATTCCTGGTTTCTATGGTTCATTTCCTAATAAAGATATTAAACTTATGACTCGTGGTGGAGGGGATGTAACAGGAGCCATTGTTGCAAGTCTTGCTAATGCAGATGTTTATGAAAACTGGACTGATGTTTCAGGGGTTTTAATGGCTGACCCTAGAATAATTCCTAATCCACTTCCTATTGAAGTTATAAACTATAATGAACTTAGAGAGCTTTCATACATGGGAGCAAGTGTTTTACATGAAGAAGCCGTATTCCCAGTTGCATTGAAAAAAATACCTATACAAATTCGTAACACAAATAAACCAGAAGATGTGGGGACAATAATCAATAACAGTGATGAAGGAGCATTTAAACATATAATAACTGGTATAGCAGGAAAAAAAGATTTCTCTATTATTACAATTAGAAAAGTACATATGTCTAATGAAGTTGGTTTGATAAGAAAGGCACTAAGTGTTTTTGAAGATTATAATGTAAGTATTGAACATATTCCAAGTGGAGTTGATTCATTCTCTGTAGTAGTTGAAACTAAAGCAGTAAAACCTTTTGTTTATGAGCTTATGGGAAAATTAAAAAAAGCCACTTCAGCAGGAGAAGTTACTTTGACAAGTGAAATTTCTTTAATTGCTACTGTTGGTTTAGGAATGAAGAACTATAAAGGATTATCAGGAAGATTATTCTCTGCAATAGGTAAAGCAGGAATTAATATAGTTGTAATATCTCAAACAAGTGATGAAATTAATATTATAGTGGGAGTACATAATTCTGATTATGAAAAAACTATAAGAACTATTTATTATGAATTTAACCCACAATAA
- the ftcD gene encoding glutamate formimidoyltransferase, which translates to MAKIVECIPNYSEGKDLAKIERIVAPYKNNPKVKLLSVEPDANYNRTVVTVLGDPEEVKKAVIESIGIATKEIDMNVHKGEHKRMGATDVVPFLPIQEMTTEECNEISREVGKAVWERFQLPVFLYESTATAPNRVSLPDIRKGEYEGMAEKLKQPEWAPDFGERAPHPTAGVTAIGCRMPLIAFNINLATTDMDIPKEIAKAIRFSSGGFRFIQAGPAEILDKGFVQVTMNIKDYTKNPIYRIMETVKMEAKRWGVKVTGCEIIGATPFASLTDSLKYYLACDGIKDDVDAMSMEKVVELMVKYLGLTDFDVKKVLEANI; encoded by the coding sequence ATGGCAAAAATAGTAGAATGTATCCCAAATTATAGTGAAGGTAAAGATTTAGCTAAAATTGAAAGAATTGTAGCACCTTATAAAAATAATCCAAAAGTTAAACTTTTAAGTGTTGAACCAGATGCAAATTACAACAGAACAGTTGTTACAGTATTAGGAGACCCTGAAGAAGTTAAAAAAGCTGTTATTGAATCAATAGGAATTGCAACTAAGGAAATAGATATGAATGTTCATAAAGGTGAACATAAAAGAATGGGAGCAACAGATGTTGTACCTTTCTTACCAATCCAAGAAATGACTACTGAAGAATGTAATGAAATTTCAAGAGAAGTAGGTAAAGCTGTTTGGGAAAGATTCCAATTACCTGTTTTCTTATATGAAAGTACAGCAACTGCTCCAAACAGAGTTTCTCTACCTGATATAAGAAAAGGTGAGTATGAAGGAATGGCAGAAAAATTAAAACAACCTGAATGGGCTCCAGATTTTGGAGAAAGAGCACCTCACCCTACTGCTGGTGTTACTGCTATTGGTTGTAGAATGCCTTTAATAGCTTTCAATATTAACTTAGCTACAACAGATATGGATATACCAAAAGAAATAGCTAAAGCTATTAGATTCTCAAGTGGAGGGTTTAGATTTATCCAAGCTGGACCTGCTGAAATATTAGATAAAGGATTTGTTCAAGTTACAATGAACATAAAAGACTATACTAAAAACCCTATTTATAGAATAATGGAAACTGTAAAAATGGAAGCTAAGAGATGGGGAGTAAAAGTTACTGGTTGTGAAATTATAGGAGCAACTCCTTTTGCATCATTAACTGACTCTTTAAAATATTACTTAGCTTGTGATGGAATAAAAGATGATGTAGACGCTATGTCTATGGAAAAAGTTGTTGAATTAATGGTTAAATATTTAGGTTTAACTGATTTTGATGTTAAAAAAGTATTAGAAGCTAATATCTAA
- a CDS encoding homoserine dehydrogenase — protein sequence MKIAILGFGTVGSGVYEIAKTLKNIEVKKVLEKDLSKIDIATDNYDEIINDKEIELVVECMGGLHPAYEFIMKALQNKKSVVSANKAVIAKYLDEFLKTARENNVEFRFEASVGGGIPCLAGIQKIRRVENIDKFYGIFNGTSNFILDNMYRFENEFFTTLKTAQELGYAEADPSADIDGYDVTNKVIISFALAYDGFIKNDFPCFTLRNITKEDILYFKKQGFIAKYIGEATTKANEYEASVMLNLFPINALEGNVLSNYNIVTVQSHTMGEVKFYGQGAGKLPTANAIIQDILDIQEKISFNPISIEKKYTYSSNLFKHKYVIRSNEELKGDFEKIDKDGNNFYHYTNEITQADLLKLVDGKDYLVTKVSEVLA from the coding sequence ATGAAAATAGCAATTTTAGGGTTTGGAACAGTTGGAAGTGGAGTTTATGAGATAGCAAAGACTTTAAAAAATATTGAAGTGAAAAAAGTTCTTGAAAAAGATTTGAGTAAAATAGATATTGCAACAGATAATTATGATGAAATTATTAATGATAAAGAAATTGAATTAGTTGTTGAATGTATGGGAGGGTTACATCCTGCTTATGAATTTATTATGAAAGCCTTACAAAATAAAAAATCTGTTGTAAGTGCAAATAAAGCTGTTATAGCAAAATATTTAGATGAATTTTTAAAAACTGCTAGAGAAAACAATGTTGAATTTCGTTTTGAAGCAAGTGTTGGAGGAGGTATACCTTGTCTTGCAGGCATTCAAAAAATTCGTCGTGTAGAAAATATAGATAAATTCTATGGAATTTTTAATGGAACAAGTAATTTTATTTTAGATAATATGTATAGATTTGAAAATGAATTTTTTACAACTTTAAAAACTGCACAAGAATTAGGATATGCAGAAGCAGATCCAAGTGCAGATATAGATGGTTATGATGTAACTAATAAAGTTATAATAAGTTTTGCTTTGGCTTATGATGGATTTATCAAAAATGATTTTCCTTGTTTTACATTGAGAAATATTACAAAAGAAGATATCTTATACTTTAAGAAGCAAGGTTTCATAGCTAAATATATTGGTGAAGCTACAACAAAAGCTAATGAATATGAAGCTTCTGTAATGTTAAATCTATTCCCAATAAATGCTTTAGAAGGTAATGTTTTGAGTAACTATAATATTGTTACAGTACAATCTCATACTATGGGAGAAGTAAAATTCTATGGGCAAGGTGCAGGAAAATTGCCTACTGCTAATGCAATTATTCAAGATATTTTAGATATACAAGAAAAGATTTCTTTCAATCCTATTTCAATAGAAAAGAAATATACATATTCTTCAAATTTATTCAAACATAAATATGTAATTCGTTCTAATGAAGAATTAAAAGGAGATTTTGAAAAAATAGATAAAGATGGAAATAACTTCTATCACTATACAAATGAAATAACACAAGCCGACCTATTAAAATTAGTTGATGGAAAAGATTATCTTGTTACAAAAGTAAGTGAGGTGTTAGCATAA